Proteins encoded in a region of the Canis lupus dingo isolate Sandy chromosome 17, ASM325472v2, whole genome shotgun sequence genome:
- the LOC112664946 gene encoding collagen alpha-2(I) chain-like: MQGAGKAQRRAGLRGPRAASGERRRGGERARAVTPRGAGARGTQCPLSLARPAPAPPARLPQAQPRRTGSVRGRGRLRPWRRRRGLRSSRPSALRPPPLPPARPPGRRPGPRGDAEEEGGAPNAHARSTQHAGHAPGHAPGHAPGHAPRRRRPRPPRLSGVRLKQPRRGPRWALRTGGRSAVQGPCGARAGGCGGRKAHGEGPEDAGGVAAWRERARCVGKCQAPCEAQGPSRSLNPSGAGGETGSQTTAMAGPAKQRGERRRRACGGSVAGRMLPRRGGLGARVLPCDEKEQASQTPVLGCRSSEKPAGLNGTSYPESSGG; encoded by the exons ATGCAAGGAGCGGGGAAGGCGCAGCGGCGTGCGGGGCTCCGCGGCCCTCGGGCAGCAAGTGGCGAGCGACGGCGCGGGGGCGAGCGGGCTCGGGCCGTGACACCTCGCGGGGCTGGAGCGCGGGGGACACAATGTCCTCTTTCTCTCgcgcgcccggccccggcccctcccgcccGCCTCCCGCAGGCCCAGCCACGGCGCACCGGCTCGGTCCGCGGGCGTGGCCGGCTCCGgccctggcggcggcggcggggcctccGGAGCTCCcgcccctccgccctccgccctccgcccctcCCGCCGGCCAGGCCCCCGGGCCGCCGCCCCGGACCCCGAGGGGACgcggaggaggaagggggagcccCG AACGCGCACGCACGCAGCACGCAGCACGCAGGCCACGCccccggccacgcccccggccacgcccccggcCACGCCCCCAGGCGGcgtcggccccgccccccgcgactTTCCGGAGTCCGCTTAAAGCAGCCGCGCAGAGGACCGCGGTGGGCGCTGAGGACCGGGGGGAGGAGCGCGGTGCAGGGGCCCTGCGGAGCGCGGGCGGGAGGCTGCGGAGGGCGGAAAGCGCACGGGGAGGGGCCCGAAGATGCCGGAGGAGTCGCGGCTTGGAGGGAGCGCGCGCGCTGTGTGGGTAAGTGCCAGGCTCCGTGCGAGGCGCAGGGGCCCTCGCGAAGCTTGAACCCCagcggggcgggaggggagaCGGGCAGCCAGACGACGGCGATGGCAGGTCCTGCTAAGCAGCGTGGAGAGAGGCGACGCCGGGCGTGCGGTGGCTCCGTAGCGGGCCGGATGCTGCCCCGCAGAGGAGGCCTGGGAGCGCGCGTCCTACCGTGTGATGAGAAGGAACAGGCTTCGCAGACACCTGTGCTGg GTTGCAGGAGCAGCGAGAAGCCGGCAGGGCTGAATGGAACCAGCTACCCCGAAAGCAGCGGCGGTTAA